The Phycisphaeraceae bacterium genome has a window encoding:
- the trpD gene encoding anthranilate phosphoribosyltransferase, translating into MSAIPQHGPSEFPRQPARADLTPIFERLLRGQSLSAADTTAAFETMISGQAHEAEIGAFLALLATRTPTPEELLGAARVMRAHVDAVPTAIDPDRLIDTAGTGGAPKTFNVSTVAAVIAAAAGERTIAVAKHGNRSRTGRGSAEVLKELGVNVDADRPTQARCLDEAGVCFCFAIHHHPATRHVIGARKALGFATLFNLLGPLTNPAGARRQVMGVYADRFVLPIAHALRDLGATRALVVHSRDGLDEVTLTAPTRIAHVDGGRVWEEELDPAMLGLHRSTFADLQVRDVRDAASAFRAIVEGRDAGPRRDMALLNAAATLMAGGVADTWREGLRLARQALENGAARNVLERLVAISSTTGSA; encoded by the coding sequence ATGTCAGCCATACCTCAGCACGGCCCTTCGGAGTTCCCGCGCCAGCCCGCGCGGGCGGATCTGACGCCGATCTTCGAGCGTCTGCTGCGGGGCCAGTCGCTCTCCGCCGCGGACACCACCGCCGCGTTCGAGACCATGATCTCCGGGCAGGCGCACGAAGCGGAGATCGGCGCGTTCCTCGCCCTGCTGGCCACGCGGACTCCCACTCCGGAGGAGTTGCTCGGCGCCGCCCGTGTGATGCGGGCGCACGTGGACGCGGTGCCCACCGCGATCGACCCGGACCGGCTCATTGACACCGCGGGCACGGGCGGCGCGCCCAAGACCTTCAACGTCTCCACGGTCGCCGCGGTGATCGCCGCCGCCGCGGGGGAGCGGACCATCGCCGTCGCCAAGCACGGCAACCGCTCGCGCACGGGTCGCGGCAGCGCGGAAGTACTCAAGGAGCTGGGCGTCAACGTCGATGCCGACCGTCCGACTCAGGCCCGCTGCCTGGATGAGGCGGGCGTGTGCTTCTGCTTCGCCATTCACCACCATCCGGCGACGAGACACGTCATCGGCGCCCGCAAGGCGCTGGGGTTCGCCACGCTGTTCAACCTGCTGGGGCCGCTCACCAACCCGGCCGGAGCTCGGCGGCAGGTGATGGGCGTCTACGCCGATCGCTTCGTGTTGCCCATCGCCCACGCCCTGCGTGACCTGGGCGCCACGCGGGCGCTGGTGGTTCACAGCCGCGACGGACTGGATGAGGTGACGCTCACCGCGCCCACGCGCATCGCGCACGTGGATGGCGGCCGTGTGTGGGAGGAGGAACTCGATCCCGCCATGCTTGGGCTGCATCGGAGCACGTTTGCTGACCTGCAGGTCCGCGACGTGCGTGACGCGGCGTCGGCATTTCGCGCGATTGTGGAGGGGCGCGACGCCGGACCGCGGCGGGACATGGCGCTGCTCAACGCCGCCGCCACGCTCATGGCCGGGGGCGTCGCCGATACCTGGCGCGAGGGGCTGCGCCTCGCGCGACAAGCCCTTGAGAACGGCGCGGCGAGAAACGTTCTGGAACGACTGGTCGCGATTTCCAGCACAACCGGCTCCGCGTGA
- a CDS encoding DUF1549 domain-containing protein has protein sequence MPRNRTWLLPVACAATTILGVALTPLAPSVRASASSPHGDAHSTGRRYQSIEVFPPAISLETRRDRQRLIVLAADPAGVQHEVTDQADIDGGALATVEPGGVLRPIADGAGFVRVAIAGAVIDVPITVTGSGVERPISFRLDVMPVFMAAGCNSGGCHGSARGQDGFRLSLFGFDPEGDYHRITRELAGRRLNLARPEESLLLEKALGRVPHTGEKRLDRDSALYDSLVRWIGAQAPRDPVDIPSVTSIEIFPPGLVLAADGATCRVTVRAKYSDGTDRDVTELSLFRTNNETCADVSRSGVITTGLRGEAFITASFDTHTVGAPVVVLPPGSADDPGTVDMPAANWIDEAINAKLRTLRLTPSPRCDDATFIRRVTLDLIGLLPTPEESAAFIDDDAPDKRARLIDRLLERREFVDQWVMHWAELLQIRSNNEISYKAALRYFEWLRANFSNDVPLDEMVRRILTATGGTFTEPATNFYQNQPDTLVLAENVAQSFLGIRIQCAQCHNHPFDRWTQNDYYGFVSFFSQIGRKRGEDYRETIVFNSRRGEVNHPVTSTPVPPTFLGGGPADVRNRDRREVIAEWITAPGNPWFARSIANRVWAHFMGIGVVEPVDDFRISNPPSNEPLLNGLARRLVEARYDLKTLVRDICNSEAYQRSTLVNASNAGDDRNFSRALIRRMRAETLLDALCQVTEQPEKLRGLPLGARAVEIADGSTTNYFLTTFGRATRESVCSCEVVREPSLSQALHLLNGETVHAKIMQGNVAGRMLQSGLTPEQALDALTRRCFSRPPTEIEQKALATLLAEENADPKQALEDLFWAMLNSKEFLFNH, from the coding sequence ATGCCGCGTAACCGCACATGGTTGCTGCCCGTCGCGTGCGCCGCCACGACGATCCTTGGCGTGGCGCTGACGCCGCTTGCTCCATCGGTGCGGGCTTCCGCATCCTCACCGCATGGAGACGCGCACTCCACCGGGCGGCGATACCAGTCCATCGAGGTCTTTCCACCCGCCATCTCGCTGGAAACACGGCGTGATCGTCAGCGGCTGATCGTTCTTGCCGCCGATCCGGCCGGCGTGCAGCACGAAGTCACCGACCAGGCCGACATTGACGGCGGAGCGCTGGCCACGGTCGAGCCGGGCGGCGTGCTGCGTCCGATCGCGGACGGCGCCGGATTCGTCCGCGTCGCCATCGCGGGCGCCGTCATCGACGTACCGATCACCGTGACGGGAAGCGGTGTGGAGCGGCCCATCAGTTTCCGGCTCGACGTGATGCCCGTCTTCATGGCGGCGGGGTGCAACTCCGGCGGGTGCCACGGTTCCGCCCGCGGGCAGGACGGCTTCCGCCTGTCGCTCTTCGGGTTCGACCCCGAGGGCGACTATCACCGCATCACCCGCGAACTGGCGGGGCGACGCCTCAATCTCGCCCGGCCCGAGGAAAGTCTGCTGCTGGAGAAAGCGCTGGGACGAGTTCCCCACACGGGAGAGAAGCGGCTGGACCGGGATTCCGCGCTTTACGATTCGCTCGTGCGATGGATCGGCGCCCAGGCGCCGCGCGATCCGGTGGACATCCCGTCGGTGACGAGCATCGAGATCTTCCCGCCGGGCCTTGTGCTCGCGGCGGACGGCGCGACCTGTCGCGTGACCGTGCGTGCGAAATACTCGGACGGCACGGATCGGGACGTCACCGAACTCTCGCTCTTCCGCACGAACAACGAGACCTGCGCCGATGTGTCCCGCTCCGGCGTCATCACCACCGGCCTGCGGGGCGAGGCGTTCATCACCGCGAGTTTCGACACGCACACGGTGGGCGCGCCCGTCGTCGTGCTGCCCCCGGGTTCGGCGGATGATCCGGGGACGGTTGACATGCCCGCCGCCAACTGGATCGACGAGGCCATCAACGCCAAACTGCGCACGCTGCGTCTCACGCCCTCGCCCCGCTGCGATGACGCCACCTTCATCCGCCGCGTCACGCTGGACCTGATTGGACTCCTGCCGACGCCGGAGGAAAGCGCCGCGTTCATCGACGACGATGCCCCCGACAAGCGGGCTCGGCTCATCGACCGGCTGCTGGAGCGGCGCGAGTTCGTGGACCAGTGGGTGATGCACTGGGCCGAGTTGCTGCAGATTCGCTCCAACAACGAGATCAGCTACAAGGCCGCCCTGCGGTACTTCGAGTGGCTGCGCGCCAACTTCAGCAACGACGTGCCGCTGGATGAGATGGTGCGGCGGATTCTCACCGCCACGGGCGGCACCTTCACCGAACCCGCCACGAACTTCTACCAGAACCAGCCCGACACCCTGGTGCTGGCGGAGAACGTGGCCCAGTCGTTTCTGGGCATCCGCATTCAGTGCGCCCAGTGCCACAACCACCCCTTCGACCGCTGGACGCAGAACGACTATTACGGCTTCGTCTCCTTCTTCTCGCAGATCGGGCGCAAGCGAGGCGAGGATTACCGCGAAACCATCGTCTTCAACAGCCGCCGGGGCGAGGTGAACCATCCCGTCACCAGCACGCCTGTTCCGCCCACCTTCCTCGGCGGGGGTCCGGCGGACGTGCGCAACCGCGACCGGCGCGAGGTGATCGCCGAGTGGATCACCGCTCCGGGCAACCCGTGGTTCGCGCGGTCCATCGCCAACCGGGTGTGGGCGCATTTCATGGGCATCGGCGTCGTGGAGCCGGTGGATGACTTCCGCATCAGCAATCCGCCGTCCAACGAGCCATTGCTCAACGGACTGGCGAGGCGTCTCGTGGAGGCCAGGTACGACCTCAAGACGCTGGTGCGCGACATCTGCAACTCCGAGGCGTACCAGCGATCGACTCTGGTCAACGCCTCGAACGCCGGTGATGACCGCAACTTCTCCCGCGCTTTGATCCGCCGCATGCGTGCGGAAACGCTCCTCGACGCCCTCTGCCAGGTGACGGAGCAGCCCGAAAAACTCCGAGGACTGCCGCTGGGCGCCCGGGCCGTCGAGATCGCCGATGGATCGACCACCAACTACTTCCTCACCACGTTCGGCCGGGCCACTCGCGAGAGCGTGTGCTCATGCGAAGTGGTGCGCGAGCCGTCGCTGTCCCAGGCGCTGCATCTGCTCAACGGCGAAACAGTCCACGCCAAGATCATGCAGGGCAACGTG
- a CDS encoding carboxymuconolactone decarboxylase family protein produces MSEHRSIHEFRAQRERANQVVFAADHLGIKRFFRLDAAAYEPGGPGALDARTKELLGLVASAVLRCNDCIDYHLDQCVSRGWTKAEIVDALNVALVVGGSIFIPHLRHAMLTLEELLPDQPAASPAASSGHGDSGV; encoded by the coding sequence ATGTCCGAGCATCGGTCCATCCACGAGTTCCGCGCCCAGCGCGAGCGCGCCAATCAGGTGGTCTTCGCCGCCGACCATCTGGGCATCAAACGGTTCTTCCGGTTGGACGCCGCCGCCTACGAGCCGGGCGGGCCGGGCGCGTTGGACGCCCGCACGAAGGAGCTGCTTGGGCTGGTGGCCTCCGCGGTGCTGCGCTGCAACGACTGCATTGACTATCACCTCGACCAGTGCGTCAGTCGGGGGTGGACGAAGGCGGAAATCGTGGATGCCCTGAACGTGGCGCTGGTCGTGGGCGGGTCGATCTTCATTCCGCATCTGCGGCACGCCATGCTGACGCTGGAGGAGCTGCTTCCTGACCAACCTGCCGCCTCGCCCGCCGCGTCCTCCGGACATGGCGATTCGGGCGTCTGA
- a CDS encoding DUF1501 domain-containing protein, whose product MATNASWGSPRGRCTGNACCDRRSFLRVGTLGGFGTLLGLGLPEFLRLEAIASAFQDSAGRAAAGPRAKSVIHIFLPGGMAHQDTFDPKPYSPVEYRGGMEAIATTIDGVQFGRQLPRIAQIADRMTIIRSFTHGEAAHERGTHNMFTGYRPSPAIVYPSMGSVVSHELGGRNNLPPYVCVPSQPTTYAGSGYLSSSYAPFSVGSDPAAREFIVRDLNLPNGVDEARFTRRRRLLDAVNAHFEQREKSDDLDAMDSFYARAYDLLASPEAREAFNLGAEPDAMRDGYGRNQAGQRMLLARRLVEAGVRFVSLTYGGWDMHQNILEGLNSQLPPFDQALAALIGDLEARGLLDSTLVMVTTEFGRTPRLNPDGGRDHWPRVFSIALAGGGVKRGLAYGRSDATAAEPDSDPVGPEDLARTMFTLLGIDPDKRLMAPGDRPIDIVRHGRVLTEILA is encoded by the coding sequence ATGGCCACGAACGCCAGTTGGGGTTCACCTCGAGGACGCTGTACCGGCAACGCGTGCTGCGACCGACGGAGTTTCCTGCGTGTCGGCACCCTGGGCGGCTTCGGCACGTTGCTGGGGCTGGGATTGCCTGAGTTCCTGCGACTCGAAGCCATCGCCAGCGCTTTTCAGGATTCGGCGGGCCGCGCAGCAGCCGGGCCGCGAGCCAAGTCCGTCATCCACATCTTCCTGCCGGGCGGCATGGCCCATCAGGACACCTTCGATCCCAAGCCCTACTCGCCCGTTGAGTATCGCGGCGGAATGGAAGCCATCGCCACCACCATCGACGGCGTGCAGTTCGGCAGGCAGTTGCCGCGCATCGCCCAGATCGCCGACCGGATGACGATCATTCGCTCATTCACGCACGGCGAAGCGGCCCATGAGCGCGGCACGCACAACATGTTCACCGGCTACCGGCCCAGCCCGGCCATCGTCTACCCCAGCATGGGCAGCGTGGTATCGCACGAACTGGGAGGTCGCAACAACCTGCCGCCCTATGTGTGCGTGCCGTCGCAGCCGACCACGTACGCGGGCTCGGGGTATCTGAGCAGCTCCTACGCCCCGTTCAGCGTGGGCAGCGACCCGGCGGCCCGCGAGTTCATCGTGCGCGATCTGAATCTCCCCAACGGCGTCGATGAAGCCCGCTTCACGCGAAGGCGGCGGCTGCTGGACGCCGTCAACGCCCACTTCGAGCAGCGCGAGAAGTCCGATGACCTGGACGCGATGGACAGTTTCTATGCGCGGGCGTACGACCTGCTGGCCTCGCCCGAAGCGCGCGAGGCCTTCAACCTGGGCGCCGAGCCGGACGCCATGCGCGACGGCTACGGTCGCAACCAGGCCGGTCAGCGCATGCTCCTGGCCCGGCGGCTGGTGGAGGCGGGCGTGCGCTTCGTCTCGCTCACGTACGGCGGGTGGGACATGCATCAGAACATCCTCGAGGGGCTCAACAGTCAGTTGCCGCCCTTCGATCAGGCGCTGGCGGCATTGATCGGCGACCTGGAGGCGCGCGGGCTGCTGGATTCAACGCTGGTGATGGTGACAACCGAGTTCGGACGCACGCCCCGGCTGAACCCCGATGGCGGGCGCGACCACTGGCCGCGCGTGTTCTCCATCGCCCTGGCGGGCGGCGGCGTGAAACGCGGCCTGGCGTACGGCCGGTCGGACGCCACCGCCGCCGAGCCGGACAGCGACCCGGTCGGTCCGGAGGATCTGGCCCGAACCATGTTCACGCTGCTGGGCATCGATCCGGACAAGCGACTGATGGCCCCGGGCGACCGGCCCATCGACATCGTGCGCCACGGGCGCGTCCTCACCGAGATTCTGGCATGA
- a CDS encoding redoxin domain-containing protein has product MSRLIASLFMLAGALAVTTAVAAANPPRITGGAATDGSSDQPGRAPQPPAVAKVGEPAPDFTLTDSEGRTHTLSGLRGKIVVLEWANPQCPVWKGLYERDLMQQAQKQAKEAAPEVVWLAVNSTFNTTERENNAWLKRFRVPWPILLDLEGDVARRFDARTTPHMFIIDAKGVLVYSGAFDDDPNGVKAKKGETVVNYVVSAVAQLKAGQPVKPDRTRPYGCDLKLKKPAE; this is encoded by the coding sequence ATGAGCAGGTTGATTGCTTCGCTGTTCATGCTGGCGGGCGCGCTGGCGGTGACGACGGCCGTTGCAGCCGCCAACCCCCCTCGCATCACCGGTGGCGCGGCGACCGATGGCTCGTCCGATCAGCCCGGACGGGCGCCGCAGCCGCCCGCCGTGGCGAAGGTCGGCGAACCGGCCCCCGACTTCACGCTCACCGACAGCGAGGGCAGGACGCACACGCTCTCCGGGTTGCGCGGCAAGATCGTGGTGCTCGAATGGGCCAACCCCCAGTGCCCGGTCTGGAAAGGACTGTACGAGCGTGATCTCATGCAGCAGGCGCAGAAGCAGGCGAAGGAAGCCGCTCCCGAGGTGGTGTGGCTGGCCGTCAACAGCACGTTCAACACCACCGAACGCGAGAACAACGCCTGGCTGAAGCGCTTCCGGGTGCCGTGGCCCATTCTGCTCGATCTGGAAGGCGACGTGGCCCGTCGATTCGACGCCCGCACCACGCCGCACATGTTCATCATCGACGCCAAGGGCGTGCTGGTCTACAGCGGCGCGTTCGACGATGACCCCAACGGCGTGAAGGCCAAGAAGGGCGAAACGGTGGTTAATTACGTGGTCAGCGCGGTTGCGCAGCTGAAGGCCGGCCAGCCGGTGAAGCCGGACCGCACCCGCCCCTACGGCTGCGATCTGAAGCTCAAGAAACCGGCGGAGTGA
- a CDS encoding O-antigen ligase family protein — protein MGLIRTDLPPPPAWRREDAAVLAPALHRYVRVRDPIGHQVHTALAMLYLVCLPLAPALEAISFALLVGYALIRLPNTRWCYPPVIADRWVLAMLAWAAIHGLSILWSIDPHEGLTELKAFRVILLPLALWPVLDRPYWLIWSFLVGVLAMNGVQIAQLLGVLGQQLEGESRARALLHPIQTGAFNLAAFLIYFATILRTRWTVAPASIRLLALLILGGLLAAAGLVASGSRGSWVAGGLLTPALWLFMTIRHREVRRTAIIVACSALVLGAVGWHFGGSYIRFRIENAQKHLDAAEQGDYATGTGQRLMMWRWAGRFFLQSPVWGQGAGSFRVLTRQTPEYAETLSRLPRVQKLVRETGKGDGRITAAHPHSAYLHVLYATGVLGAIPFTASLVILVVRTWRERGGARDHLFADALPWVLLAWLIGTQFDCYTLNGHGFGLLAFIAALTLPWRPSARRGMGVE, from the coding sequence ATGGGTTTGATTCGCACCGACCTGCCGCCCCCTCCCGCGTGGCGACGCGAGGACGCCGCCGTGCTGGCCCCGGCGCTGCATCGCTACGTCCGCGTGCGAGACCCAATCGGCCACCAGGTTCATACCGCGCTGGCGATGCTCTACCTCGTCTGCCTGCCGCTGGCGCCGGCGCTGGAGGCCATCTCATTCGCCCTGCTGGTCGGCTACGCCCTCATCCGCCTGCCCAACACCCGGTGGTGCTATCCCCCGGTCATCGCCGACCGCTGGGTTCTCGCCATGCTGGCGTGGGCGGCGATCCATGGGCTCTCCATCCTCTGGTCCATCGATCCGCACGAGGGGCTGACGGAACTCAAGGCCTTCCGCGTGATCCTGCTGCCGCTGGCCTTGTGGCCGGTGCTGGATCGTCCCTACTGGCTGATCTGGTCGTTCCTCGTGGGCGTGCTGGCGATGAACGGCGTGCAGATCGCCCAGTTGCTGGGCGTACTGGGGCAGCAACTGGAAGGTGAGAGCCGCGCCCGCGCCCTGCTCCACCCCATCCAGACCGGGGCGTTCAACCTGGCTGCATTCCTGATCTACTTCGCCACCATCCTGCGGACGCGCTGGACGGTCGCGCCCGCCTCAATCCGTCTGCTCGCTCTGCTCATCCTCGGCGGCCTGCTCGCCGCGGCGGGGCTGGTGGCCTCGGGCAGCCGCGGCAGCTGGGTGGCGGGCGGCCTTCTCACGCCCGCGCTGTGGCTGTTCATGACGATCCGCCACCGCGAAGTCCGCCGCACCGCGATCATCGTGGCGTGCAGCGCGCTGGTGCTGGGCGCGGTGGGCTGGCACTTCGGGGGTTCGTATATTCGCTTCCGCATCGAGAACGCGCAGAAGCATCTGGATGCCGCCGAGCAGGGCGACTACGCCACCGGCACGGGGCAGCGGCTGATGATGTGGCGATGGGCGGGCCGGTTCTTTCTTCAGTCGCCCGTGTGGGGGCAGGGAGCGGGCTCGTTCCGCGTGCTGACGCGGCAGACACCGGAGTACGCGGAGACGCTCTCGCGCCTGCCCCGCGTGCAGAAACTGGTGCGTGAGACGGGCAAGGGCGACGGCCGCATCACCGCCGCCCATCCACACTCGGCGTACCTGCACGTGCTCTACGCGACGGGCGTCCTGGGGGCGATTCCATTCACCGCGTCACTGGTGATTCTGGTGGTGCGAACGTGGCGCGAACGTGGGGGAGCGCGCGACCACCTCTTCGCGGACGCCCTGCCGTGGGTGTTGCTGGCGTGGCTGATCGGCACGCAGTTCGACTGCTATACCCTCAACGGCCACGGCTTCGGACTGCTGGCGTTCATCGCCGCCCTGACCCTGCCGTGGCGACCATCCGCGCGGCGCGGGATGGGGGTGGAGTGA
- a CDS encoding rhodanese-like domain-containing protein, with protein MTSSHPAPGMPTVRSLHHALLLGSLLAGVLVLIPPGCDSNKTSDKDVQFLEVQDAVVLSREKSGILSLGNKKVGWVDPRPAARYQAEHIPGAINVQPSDLSPNDPRLKDFDVLVVYGDDYDGTLATVMAKNLIRNGHKDVRTLRGGLRAWKAAGNDTVKGG; from the coding sequence ATGACCTCTTCCCACCCGGCCCCAGGCATGCCCACCGTCCGTTCTTTGCACCATGCTCTGCTCCTTGGCTCGCTGCTGGCCGGCGTGCTGGTGCTGATTCCGCCCGGCTGCGACAGCAACAAGACGAGCGACAAGGACGTGCAGTTTCTGGAGGTGCAGGACGCCGTGGTGCTCAGCCGCGAGAAGTCGGGCATTCTGTCGCTGGGCAACAAGAAGGTGGGCTGGGTGGACCCGCGCCCCGCAGCCCGCTACCAGGCGGAGCACATTCCCGGCGCCATCAACGTTCAGCCCAGCGACCTGTCGCCGAATGACCCGCGACTGAAGGACTTCGACGTGCTCGTCGTCTACGGCGATGACTATGACGGAACCCTCGCCACCGTGATGGCCAAGAACCTCATTCGCAACGGTCACAAGGACGTGCGAACCCTGCGCGGCGGGCTGCGCGCCTGGAAGGCCGCCGGGAACGACACGGTGAAGGGCGGGTAG
- a CDS encoding peptidase has product MRRRPGGVLLTAERSGGAAALIAMVIVCLFSAAAQASQPVVNRIVPRGAQRGADVEVILRGERLADAQEILFDRPGVEVLKLDAADEGTVRATLRIASDCPPGMVGFRLRTASGVSNLRLFSIGALAELNEQEPNNTLAAAQRIELNRTINGVADNEDQDVFTFEAKAGDRVTAEVEGIRLGTAFFDPSVAILDAEGFELATCDDAALLRQDCFVSVVIPKDGLYAVTVRECSFAGNGDFAYRLHVGAFPRPTAMLPAGGRPGETLRTTLLGDVEGPREIELTVPTVLSCAALPGGMYPRHVIGVHVSDDRGITPSPVHLVVSDLDNLIEIEPNNRGEEATTCSPPIALNGVLSEPGDRDCFRFTARQNETYQIVAYARQIRSPLDAVIRVNQVGRGQIAANDDTNGPDPVLEFRAPADGEYVVVIEDHLGRGGVDFVYRIEIAPAPVRVTPLLPRLQEQVVVPRGGRMAAIVQAVRTGFGGDLVTSMRGLPEGVTLHAPRLHASVNQVPVVFEATADAPLAGALASLTLAQPSEEGSIAGDYRQDIELVLGQNNVVMMAQTVDRLPVVVAEPAPFSLEVIEPKAPLVQNGLMDLRVRITRVEGFDGPVRLRVPFTPPGVGASNSVTIPQGQTEATIPFNANGNAPTRDWPLVVVGETGGRRGPIRVSSQLATLRVAPPYVSVEPQPVSVEQGARTTMFMKVVRRAPFDGSLTLALEGLPHRVTSEPAELTPDVNEFTFTIITQPDSPAGRHTSPFCRAVVMVEGEPVIHRLPAGEIRIDVPLPPKSDAPPPPPPPPPPAADPAAPVVKPLSRLEQLRQQEEQRRKREQSPPPAAPPKQEGGGDAA; this is encoded by the coding sequence ATGAGGCGGCGCCCGGGCGGAGTTCTCCTGACGGCGGAACGATCAGGCGGCGCGGCGGCTCTGATCGCGATGGTGATCGTGTGCCTGTTCTCCGCCGCGGCGCAGGCATCGCAGCCGGTGGTGAACCGCATCGTCCCGCGCGGCGCGCAGCGCGGCGCCGACGTGGAAGTGATCCTTCGCGGCGAGCGTCTGGCCGACGCCCAGGAGATTCTGTTCGACCGGCCGGGCGTGGAAGTCCTCAAGCTTGACGCAGCGGATGAGGGCACGGTGCGGGCGACGCTGCGAATCGCATCAGACTGCCCGCCCGGCATGGTGGGGTTCCGACTGCGCACCGCGAGCGGCGTCTCCAACCTGCGGCTGTTCAGCATCGGGGCGCTGGCGGAACTGAACGAGCAGGAGCCCAACAACACCCTCGCCGCCGCCCAGCGAATCGAACTGAATCGCACCATCAACGGCGTGGCGGACAACGAGGATCAGGATGTCTTCACCTTCGAGGCCAAGGCCGGCGATCGCGTGACCGCCGAGGTGGAGGGCATCCGCCTCGGAACGGCGTTCTTTGACCCGTCGGTCGCCATACTCGATGCCGAGGGATTTGAACTGGCGACCTGCGACGACGCCGCGCTGCTGCGGCAGGACTGCTTCGTCAGCGTGGTGATTCCGAAAGACGGCCTGTACGCTGTAACGGTGCGGGAGTGCTCCTTCGCGGGCAACGGCGACTTCGCGTACCGCCTGCACGTGGGTGCGTTTCCTCGTCCGACGGCGATGCTTCCGGCAGGCGGACGACCGGGTGAAACGCTCAGAACCACGCTGCTGGGGGACGTGGAGGGTCCGCGCGAGATCGAGTTGACGGTTCCCACGGTTCTGTCGTGCGCGGCGTTGCCGGGCGGGATGTACCCGCGCCACGTGATCGGCGTCCACGTTTCCGATGATCGCGGCATCACGCCCTCACCCGTCCATCTGGTCGTCAGCGATCTTGACAACCTCATCGAAATCGAACCCAACAACCGGGGCGAAGAGGCGACCACCTGTTCGCCGCCCATCGCTCTCAACGGCGTGCTCAGCGAGCCGGGCGACCGCGACTGCTTCCGCTTTACGGCCAGGCAGAACGAGACGTACCAGATCGTGGCGTACGCGCGGCAGATTCGTTCGCCGCTGGACGCGGTCATCCGCGTGAACCAGGTCGGGCGCGGACAGATCGCCGCCAATGACGACACCAACGGCCCGGACCCGGTGCTGGAGTTCCGAGCCCCCGCCGACGGCGAGTACGTGGTGGTGATCGAGGACCACCTCGGTCGAGGCGGCGTGGACTTCGTCTACCGCATCGAGATCGCGCCGGCTCCAGTTCGCGTCACCCCCCTGCTGCCCCGGCTGCAGGAGCAGGTCGTCGTCCCGCGCGGCGGACGCATGGCGGCGATCGTGCAGGCGGTTCGAACGGGCTTCGGCGGCGATCTCGTGACAAGCATGCGGGGGCTTCCCGAGGGCGTGACGCTGCACGCGCCGCGCCTGCACGCCTCGGTCAACCAGGTTCCCGTGGTCTTCGAGGCCACCGCCGACGCCCCGCTGGCCGGGGCGCTCGCGTCGCTCACGCTCGCCCAGCCAAGCGAGGAGGGATCGATCGCGGGCGACTACCGGCAGGACATCGAACTGGTGCTGGGCCAGAACAACGTCGTGATGATGGCGCAGACCGTGGATCGCCTGCCGGTCGTAGTGGCCGAACCCGCGCCCTTCTCGCTGGAGGTGATCGAACCGAAAGCGCCGCTGGTGCAGAACGGCCTGATGGACCTGAGGGTGCGCATTACGCGGGTGGAGGGGTTTGACGGGCCGGTGCGCCTGCGCGTGCCATTCACGCCGCCCGGCGTAGGGGCGAGCAACTCCGTCACAATCCCCCAGGGGCAGACGGAAGCGACGATTCCCTTCAACGCCAACGGCAACGCGCCGACGCGCGACTGGCCCCTGGTGGTGGTCGGCGAGACGGGCGGACGTCGCGGCCCCATCCGCGTCTCGTCGCAACTGGCGACGCTGCGGGTCGCGCCGCCGTACGTGTCAGTGGAGCCGCAGCCCGTCTCCGTGGAGCAGGGAGCACGGACCACGATGTTCATGAAGGTGGTGAGGCGTGCACCCTTCGACGGATCGCTGACGCTGGCGCTCGAAGGGCTTCCTCATCGCGTCACCAGCGAGCCGGCGGAACTCACGCCGGATGTGAATGAGTTCACGTTCACGATCATCACGCAGCCCGACAGCCCGGCCGGCAGGCACACCAGTCCGTTCTGCCGCGCCGTGGTGATGGTGGAAGGCGAGCCGGTGATTCATCGCCTGCCCGCGGGCGAGATTCGCATCGACGTGCCCCTGCCGCCCAAGTCGGACGCGCCGCCTCCTCCTCCACCGCCTCCTCCGCCCGCCGCCGACCCGGCCGCGCCGGTGGTCAAGCCGCTCTCACGACTGGAGCAGCTGCGCCAGCAGGAAGAGCAACGCCGCAAGCGCGAGCAGTCGCCCCCGCCAGCCGCCCCACCGAAGCAGGAAGGAGGCGGCGATGCCGCGTAA